The genomic interval GGTCCTGATGCGGTGATGCTGCGGAAGCGCCCACCAGCCTCATCAGCGGCCAAGAAGGGAGGCGGACCATGTCCAAGTCCTACGGTCAGTTGATTCCGAGCGTCGAGCGTCGGCTCTCCACCTGGGTGTCGCTGAGCGAGAAGTACGCCGGGAGCGTGCCCCTCGGCAGTCGGCCTACTGTCACGATCTCACGCCGGTTCGGCTGTGAGGGGTACCCGCTCAGCGAGCAGATCAAGACTCTGCTCGAAGCACGCACCGGCGAGACCTGGATCATCTACGACAAGGCACTGCTCGAGCTCGTCAGCCAGGACGAGAACCTCTCGGTCCAGCTGCTGAGAGATCTCGGTGGCCCGTCGCGGTCCCTCGACACGATCGGGTTCCTCGTGCCGGGCTATCGACCGCAGGACGAAGTGTTCAGGCACATCCCGAAACACATCGTCCGAATCGCCGAGGCGGGCAATGCGATCATCGTCGGACAGGGCGGTGCCATCATCACCCAGCAACTGGAGAACTGCTATCACTTCCGGCTGGACGCCAGCTTCGAGTTCCGCGTGGCGTCGATGAGCCGGCGGTTGGAGATCTCCGAGGACGAGGCGCGGAAGCTGGTGCGGAAGAACCAGGAGGCTCGCGACCGGTTCCTCGAAGACTGCCTGCACGTCTCCGTATCGGACGTCTCGCTGTACGACGCGGTGTTCAACAACGCAAGGCACACCGTGACCGAGATCGCGCAGAGTATTGCTGCCTACGTCCTCGAAGGGTGGCGGAGCGCCGCCCACCTCAGGCAGACGATCCCGTTCTGACGGTCACTTGCGGGCGACAGCCGTCCTGGTTGCCCACGGGATCCGACCCATGTTCCAGGTCGCACCCGCGTAAACCGCCGTCCCACCGAAGCCGGTCATGTTGAAGATCACGCCGGCGTCCAGCACGAGGCTTCGTTGCAGCGTCACGGTCGGGCCGGTGAGAAGCGCCACCACCGGCGCCGACCCGGCCGGGCCGCTCGTCCCGGGATAGCCGAAGAGCTCGGCGGTCCAGGCGACCGGACCTTTCACGGGGAAGGCCGACGAGATCGTCCAGAGGGTGGCATCGATTGGAACATGAGAGCCGTCCCCGCTGCGGCGCGTGTAGGCGACGTTCAGGTCGAGGCCGATGGGACCGAGCGACCGGCTCGAAATCACGGTGATGGTCAGGTCGGTCGTGCCAGTCCCGGTTCCTCGTTCGACCGAGCCGGTCGGCAGCTTGATCGTCGGCTGTATTGCGAAGTCCTCCAAGACCGGCAGGTCCTCGCCGATTTGCCATTTGACGCCGACGACCGTGTCGGCAAAGCCCGACTCCGTGTGCCCGTCGGGGCCCACGCGGACCCAACCGGGCGAGATATCGAGCTGCACGCGCTTCCCCAGGCCGATCTTGACCAGCGCCGGCACGCCGAGCTGTGACGACCCGGGCTCCGGGCGTTGCCACTGAAAGCCCGCCTCGAGCTCCACGATGCCGGCCGCGACGGCGTAGGCGTGCGTCGCGACGGTGGGGCGCTCGGGCTTCGCCTCACGCGGATCTGGCGGGGGCTCGGTCTGCGCCGAGGCAGAGACGGCGGTCCAGGCGATCACCAGGATCACTGCGGCAGCCGTGACGGCGGACGAGCGTGCAGTGCGAAGCCGCGGTCCAGAATTCATGCGCGATCCCCGATGGGTGGCAGGGCTGCGGTCCATCCTACACTGAGGGTGCCATGATGCACATCCGCAGGGTGCAGAGCGGCGGCTCCGGCGCCCCCGGGCTTCCGGTGGCTTCGCGGGCCAAGTCGGCGTATCGTGTCGGCAAAGGAGCCTTCATGCGACGCATCCCGATCGTTCTGGCCATCCTCCTCGTCGCCTTCGCCACGCCCACGCCGGCTCAGGAGACCAACAGGTTCAGGTCGCGTGTCGGCACCGGCACCGTGTCGGGCACCGAGGAATTCACCATCGTCAGGACCGCGGCGGGATACGACGTGTCTGCGACGATCGCGATGAAGCGAGGGGCCGCCGGCACCGCATTCACGCTACGTGAGTCGCTCACCCCGGACTGGACGCCCGAGAAATATGCCGTCGAGATGTCGGGGGCGATGGGTGCCGCGTCGGTGAGCGCGGATCGGAAGGGCGAGATACTCGCGCTCGCGGTCAAGACCCCTGCGGGAGCGCCGGCCAAGGACCTTCCGATCAAGCCGCAGCTCGTCCTGATGGACAACATGTTGGCCACCCCCTATCAAATCCTGCTCAACCTGACAGGCGGGAAACCGGGGCCAGTGGCCGTGATCGTGCCGTTCCAACTCATGCCCCTCGATGGCGCGCTGCAGGCGGCTGGCACCGTGCAGGGCACGCTGGACGGCAAACCGATCAGCGCCACCAAGTTGCTGTTCGCGATGGCGGGCGTGCAGATGGAGATCCTCTTCGACGCGGCCACCAGCCGCCTGCTGCGCGTCTACGTGCCGATGCAGGATGCGGAGATCGTCCGCGAGGGCTTCACGATCGCCGGTGCCGCCACACCGGAGGCCGCACCGCCTGCCGGCGTGACCGAGCGCGAGATCTCGTTCGCGAGCGGCGACGGCCAGATCTTCCCCACGCTGCTGTGCGTGCCCAGGGTTCCAAAGCCCGCGCCCATGGTCGTCTTCATCCAGGGCTCCGGGCCGCAGGACCGCGATGAAACGATCGGTCCGAACAAGCCGTTCCGCGATCTCGCCTGGGGTCTAGCCGAACGCGGCGTCGCAAGTCTCCGCTTCGACAAGCGCACCCACGCCTTCCCGAACACCTACAAGGGGACGCTCGACTCCGAGTCGATCGACGATGCCGTGGCGGCCGTGAAGTTCGCGCAGACCCTCGCCGAGGTCGACAAGGACAGAATCTTCGTGCTCGGCCACAGCCTCGGCGGACTGGCCGCGCCGTATGTCGCCGAGCGGGCCCCGGTGCGCGGCCTCATCCTGATGGCGGCGCCCGGCCGCAACATGGAACAGGTCATCCGTGAACAGGTCCTCACCCTCAACGCGGTGCTGCCCGCCGAGAAGCAGAAGGAGGCGCTTAAGTTGCAGGACTCGATCATGGCCAAAGCCCGCGCTGGGACGGCGACTGCCGAGGAGCTGAACGGCCTGCCTCCCGGGGCGGTGCGCGACATGATCGTACGCGAGCCGATCGCGGAGTTGCAGAAAACGAAGGTGCCGATCCTCGTGCTCAAGGGCGGCAAGGACGCGCAGGTGTTCCAGGCGGACTTCGACGCCCTGCAGTCGCTCGCCGCCTCACGCCCGGGCTCTGCGGCGAAGCTCTTCCCCAATCTCACGCACATCTTCACGGTGAACGACGGCCCGCCCGACTTCCGGGCGATCTTCCAGCCAGGCCACGTGGCTGTCGAAGTGATCGAGATGATTGCGGGTTGGGTCGTGAAGATGTAGAGGGAGCACACCATGCGCTGGACACCAGGTCAGCAGAGCGAGGACATCGAGGACAGGCGGGATGACGACGGCGGGGGCCGCGGCGGGGGCGGACTGAGCGGCACGCACCTCGGGTGCGGCGGTGTGCTCCTGCTGCTCGTCCTCAGCCTTCTCTTCAAGACGAATCTGTTCACGCTGCTCGACCAGGGACCCGCCACGCCTTCTCCGTCGGTGCCTGTCGCCGGGCCCTCAGCCCGATCGCACGCTCCTGAAGAAGATCGCCGCGCCCAGTTCGTCTCGTTCGTGCTCGACGATGTGCAGGCAACCTGGGACCGGTTGTTGCCGACGGCGACGGGGGTTCCCTACGTGCACGCGAAGCTGGTGTTGTTCCGCGAGACCACCCGCTCGGGCTGCGGCCTCGCCGAGTCGGCGTCGGGGCCCTTCTACTGCCCGTCGGACCGGAAGGTCTACATCGACCTGGCGTTCTACGACGAACTGCGAAGCCGTTTCGGAGCGGACGGCGAGTTCGCGCAGGCGTATGTCATCGCCCACGAGCTCGGCCACCACGTGCAGAACCTGCTCGGCATCGACGACAAGGTGCGTCAACTGCAGGAATCGCGGCCGCGTCAGGCCAACGCCTATTCCGTCAGGCTGGAGTTGCAGGCCGACTGCCTGGCTGGCGTCTGGGGGCACGCGACCGCCCAGCGCAACCTGCTGCAGGAGGGTGACGCCGAGTCGGCCATCGACGCTGCCGCGGCCATCGGAGACGACCGGATTCAGCGCATGACCTCCGGCCGCGTGTTCCCCGAATCGTTCACCCACGGTTCATCGCAGCAGCGCGTCCAGTGGTTCAAGCAGGGTTTCGCCGCCGGCGTCCCGAAGGCTTGCGACACGTTCGGCGCACGATAGGTCATCGTCTCGCCGGCACCAGCGCCAGCCGCGCGGCAGCGTTGGCCTCGACGGCGGCGCGCGAGTAGGGCATCGGGTGGTACTGCTCGGCCGCCCAGATCGGGAGCAGGTTCCCGTAGAACCGGCTGCCAGGTTGCGCCGACGCGCCGGGCACGTTGATCGTCATCGACCGATCCCAGTCGGCCAGGTCGATCACCTCCCGGAACGACGCGCCGTGCGTCTGGTGGGAACCCGTGCCCGTGGCGAACGGCGCGTTGGCATCGCCACCTCGCGGCACGTCGGGCAGGTTGAAGACGTCCCGCCGGGCGGCCGTCCCGGCCAGCGGATGCTCCCAGTACGCGCGGTGAATTCGGCCCCACGCCCACGTGGACGGGTTGGATCCCATCGCGCGCGTCGCGTCCTGCCAGGCCTGATCGAGCGCGTCGCCGAGCAGCGCGTCCTGTACCGCGGGATCGGTGCGAGCGCCGGCAACCATCCGGAGCAGCCGGTCGGTTGGCAGCGAGGCTCCGACGTACGGTCGGTCTGCGGCGGGCACGAGCGCCAGCAGCCTGCCAGACAGCCTCGGGGCCCACAACTCGAACAGGGCCGCGGCGGCCGAGTCCTTGCCGAGCACGTGGTCCCACGCAGTCAACATCGCGACCGCGCGGGTCCGCTCCGGCGTGGAGGTGGTGTCCACGCCGCCGCGCGCGGCCTTCGCGGTCCGCAGCCCGTCGCACACGGCGCGCGCCACGAGCGACGTCGCGTCGTGCTGCAGCCGCTCCGAGTCAGCCACGGTCAACTTCCGCCCGTCCGTCCGGGCCCGTGAGATGACCTCGGTAATCCGATTGAACCGGAACGGCGAGCCCCATTCGTATCCCAGCACCTTGGTGTAGCCGGGCGGAAGGATGTTGTGGTTGGCGGTGGCGATGTAGCCGGACACAGGGTTGTAGGCCTGTGGAAGGTCATCGATCCCGAGGAACCCCGCCCACTCGAACTGGCCCGCGTCACCAGGCACCGGCAGCAGGCCGTTCCAGTTTGGGCGAATGGGCGCGAGGCCTGCCGCAATCCACCCGATGTTGCCGTCCACGTCGGCGTACATGAGATTCTCGGACGGCACCTTCCATCCGGCCACCACGCCGCGGAACTCGGTCCAGTTTCGAGCACGGTCGAGCGCGATCGACCGGAGGTAGCCTGCCGTACCAGGCTCGGTGCCGACCCACCGAAGCACGTACGCGCGCTGATGGTCGGTGTCGAGGTACAGCACCGGACCGTGCTTCGTGAATCGCAGATCCACATCCTTGGGATCGCCGCCCCGCACGGCGATGCGCGTTCGCTCGACCACCATCGGCTCGGACACGCCCTTGTAGACGTAGTGATCGGGACGTGAGGGATCCAGGCGCTCGACGTAGACATCCTGCTGATCGATGCCGACGATCGTGAAGCCGAACGCGATCCGGTCGTTGTGGCCGGCGGCGATGCCGGGCAGCGCGGGCTCGCCCGCTCCGATGACGTTCCATCCCGGGCCTACGAGGTGCACCGTGTAGCGCAGCGACGGCAACGCGATGACGCGGTGCGGATCGTTGGCGAGGATCGGCTTGCCCGTATCCGTGAGGCTGCCGGCGATCACCCAGTTGTTCGATCCGATCCGCCACGCCTCGTCTTGCCAGGTCTCGCCGACGTCTGGACCCGTGGTCTGTCCGGCCTCCGCCCACACATCCTGCGCGTGGAGCGCCGCCGGCCCGATCCAGCCGAAGGCGGGCGGCGGATCGGCGAGGCCACGTAGCGGCCCGGGAAAGCGGATGGTCTCGCTCGCGTCGCTCGCCAGGTCGAGCACGTCGGAGGGGATCGCGGAGAGGTCGACGCCCTCCGGCACGGTGATGGACGTCGGGGGCGTGACCGGCATGAACTCGCTGACGCGCGCGGCGCCTGCCGTTGTCGTCAGCCGAGCGCGCTGGATCTCGCTGCGCACATTGCGCGCCATCAGGTAGCCCGCCATGCGGCTGATCACGACGTCTGGCGTCCAAGGCTTCGGCCTCGCATCGAGCAACCGGAACTCGATCGGCAGCTTGTCCGGATGCCCGTTGACATACGAGATCTGCGCGTTGACGCCGTCGACGAACGCCTCGACGATACCCTTCGCGCCGGGTCCGTAGCTGGCCCACTCCGCATCGAGGTCGCCCCGGTACCTCAGCAGGCGCGCGAACGTGTCCCGCCGCACTGCGCTTGGCCCCACGACCTCTGCGAGGGTGCCGTCGGCACTCCGGCGCCAGAGGTCGAGCTGCCACAAGCGATCCTGCGCGGCTACGTATCCCTGCGCGAAGAACAGGTCGTGCTCGGTCCGAGCATAGATGTGCGGCACGCCCCACGTGTCGCGAATGACATCGACGGGCTGCTCGAGACCGGCCACGGTCATCGTGCCGTCGATCTGGGCAAGCGCCGCACGGCTCTGTCCGGCAAGCGCGGCGGCGTCCTCAGGTGTTGCCTGCCAGCCGACGAAGGCGGCGGACGCGGCGAGGACGATGGACCACGCGCTCGTTCGGAGCAGCCGCCGATGCGACGCCGTCCCGAGGACCAGTCTGCCGATGCGCTCTTGAATCATGAGTGTCGCGGCCTCCCCGTTGTGTGGGGCCATTGTTGCTGACAGCGGAACGCTGACCTGTGCCGATCGTGTCGGGACGGAGTCCGACCCGACAAGGGTCAGATTCAGCGCGCCGCAGACACCGGACCTGCTCGAGTGACTGCCCATGCCGGCTGTCAGCGTGACGGCGCTGCGGCGCCCGGCCCGCTCCGGCGAATCGCGCCGTCGATACCCACCACGACCTGCGAGATCGGCACCTGGCGCGTCGCGCGCCCGGCGGCCGTCTGTGCCATGCGCAGCAATCCGCCGCAGCACGGCACTTCCATGATCATCACCGTGATGGCTGAGACCTTGGCCTGATCGATGAGCGCCGTCAGCTTGTCGAGATAGATCTCCTGTCCCTGATCCAGCTTCGGGCACGCGATCGCCAGCTTCTTCCCGGGCAGGTAGCGCTGGTTGAAGTCGGCCATCGCGAAGGCGACGCAGTCCGCCGCCAGCAACAGATCGGCGTCGCGAAACGCCGGGTTCATCGGCGAGATCAGATGAAGCTGCACCGGCCATTGGGTGAGTTGGCTGGCGAGTCCGTCGGTCGGGGCCAAGGCCGCGGTTGTCCGCAGCAGGTTCCGGGGCGCAGACCCGGGGCATCCGTGGTGCAGCGAGTGTTCCCGGTAGTCGGGCACCGGAATCCGGCGCTCGGCCAGCCAGGCGAGCGCCTGAGTGAGAAATGTCGTCTGTCCGTGCTCGTGCAGGTGCTCGAGGTGAGCCTCGAGTGTCTTCGGGCCCTTCGGCACAATCTGGTCGAGCGCTGCACGTTCATCGTACGGTGCGGCCTCGCGAACCTCGACCGTGATTGCGCCCTGCGGGCACGTGCCCACGCACGCACCGAGGCCGTCGCAGGTGATCTCTGAGACCAACCGTGCCTTGCCGTCGATCAACTGCAGCGCCCCTTCCGGACATCCGTTGCAGCAATCCCCGCACCCGTCGCACTTCTGCTCGTCTATCCGGATGATGTCGCGTTGCACGTGACTGTTCTCCCTCGCCGAAGAGCAGGACGGACGGCCTGCTACTTCGTGATCCCGACCTGCTTCAGCATCCAGGCGTATTCGAACGCCGTGTCGTTCAGGCGGTCGTACCGGCCCGAGGCGCCGCCGTGACCAGCCGGCTCCATCTTGCACTTGAGCAGCAGCTCGTTGTTGTCGGTCTTCAGGCCGCGGAGCTTGGCCACGTACTTCGCCGGCTCCCAGTACATGACCTGGCTGTCGTTGAAGCTCGTCGTCACGAGGACGTTCGGGTATGCCTTCTTCTCGAGATTGTCGTACGGGCTGTACGATTTCATGTAGTCGTACGCCGGTTTCTCGTTCGGGTTGCCCCACTCGAGGTACTCGCCCACGGTCAGCGGCAGCGTCGCATCCATCATCGTGTTCATGACGTCCACGAACGGCACAGCCGAGTGAACGGCCTTGAACAGGTCCGGGCGCATGTTCGTCACCGCGCCCATCAGCAGTCCTCCCGCGCTGCCGCCCTCGATCATCACGCGATCCTTCGCCGCCCACTTCTGCGCGATCAAGTAGTCCGCACAGTCGATGAAGTCGGTGAAGGTGTTCTTCTTGTGCATCAGCATCCCGTTGTCGTGCCACTCCTCACCCATCTCATTGCCGCCCCGGATATGCGCCAGCGCGTAGACCACGCCTCGGTCGAGCAGGCTGAGGCGGCCACTCGAGAAGGTGGCGGGTTGGCCGTAGCCATAGGACCCGTACGCGTACAGCCACAGCGGCGCCGTGCCGTCGCGCGGGACGCTCTTCTTGTAGACGATCGAAATCGGAACCTTGACCCCGTCGCGCGCCGTCGCCCAGACGCGCTCGGTCGCGTACTGCGCCGGGTCGTAGCCGCCCAGCACCTCCTGCTGTTTGAGGAGCTTCCGGTCGAGCGTGTCCATCGCGTAGTCGTAGATCCCCGACGGCGTCACCATCGACTGGTAGCTCACGCGGAAGGTGCGCGATTCGTATTCGGGCGTGGCGCCCGGAAACGCCGAGTAGACGGGTTCGGGAAACGACAGTTCGCGCCAGCTCCCCTTCGCGAAATCGAACACGCGCAGGCGGTTCAATCCCTGGGACAGTTCGACGGCCACCGCGAAGTCCCTGAACAGGTCGACGCCACTGATGAGCACGTCGGGCCGGTGCGCGATGAACTCCTTCCAGTTCGCCGGCCCGGGATCGCTCACCGGCGCCGTCACCACGCGGAAGTTCTTCGCCCCCTTGTTGGTCAGGATGTAGAAGAGCCCGTTCCGATGATCCACCGAGTACTTGTGCCCCTTCTCGCGGGGCAAGGCGACCTTGAACGGCGCGGTGGGCGTGGCGGCATCGAGGTAGCGATTCTCCCAGGTATCGGTGCTCTGGATGCCGAGGATGACGTAGCGCTTGTCCTTGGTGCGGCTGACGCCGATCCCAAACAACTCGTCCTTCTCCTCGTAGAGCATCGTGGGCGCGGAACCGAGCGTGAGGCGCCACAGCTGGTTCGACCGCTTGGTGACCTTGTCCTCCGTCGTGTAGAGGAGCGTTCTGTTGTCGGCCGCCCACTCGACCGACGTCACACGTTCGGCCGAGTCGGTGAACACCGTGCCGGCCCGCAGGTCCTTGACGTGCAGCACGTACTGCCGGAAGCCGGTCGTGTCCGTGGCATACGCCAGCAGGTTCCCATCGTCACTGACCTGTGCGGCGCCCAGACCGAGGAACGGCAGCCCCTTCGCCATCTCGTTCTGGTCGAGCAGGATCGATTCGGGCGCCTTCAGGTCGTATGAGCCATCCGCCGCAGCCGCCTTCCGACAGTAGATCGGGTACTGCTGACCTTCGACCGTGCGCGAGTAGTAGTAGAACTTCCCTTCGCGCGTCGGCACGCTGAGGTCCGTCTGCTTGATCCGCCCGAGCATCTCCTTGTAGAGCGCTTCGCGGAACGGCGCGAGACCTGCCGTCATGGCCGCGGTATAGGCGTTCTCGGCCTCGAGGTACTTCGCGACATCCGGGTTGGTCTTCTCCCGGAGCCAGAAGTACGGATCGATGACCGTCTCGCCGTGCCAGACCTGCTTGTGCTCGATCCGCTTGGCGACGGGAGGCGTGGGAGCGGACGGCTGGGCCATGGCCAGCACGCCGAACAACGGCATCACGACCAGCATAGCAACGAGTCGGGCGGAACGTGTCGTCATGAGGACTCCGATGATGAGGTGGCACCTGGCGAACTCGAATCGGACCCTACGCAGGATATCAGCTTCTCGGGCCGACGATCACGTCGGCCAACGGCTCCCGCCGCGCATCCAGGCAACAGCCGCTGAACGGCCTCTGGCACCATCCGGACGTCGTCGTGCTCTGGATGCCCGGCGTCGATTGCCTTCGCCTCGCGGCCCGCCGCATCGGGGCCCGTCCGGTAGCAGACCGCGTGCCCTCGCACCGCGCGCGCAGTTCGCCGACAACTCCAGGCGCCCGGATCGGGTAACATGGCGCCGGGGAGAGCCAAGATGGACGACCGGACCATGCAGTTGCCGCCGATCGGCGGACCGAAGAAGGCCCTCAGCAACCGCGTGCCTGCGATCATCCTGTACGACGGCGACGAGATCGGCGGTCTCCACAGCCTGACCAAGGACGAGACGACGATCGGCCGCACGGCAGATTGCGACATCGTCGTCCCGGAAACCCGCGTGTCGCGCCGCCACGCCATCATCAGGCGGACGACGGACGAGGTCCCCGAGTTCGAAATCGTCGACCTCGACTCGACCAACGGCACCATGCTGAACGGCGAGCCGGTGAAACAGTCGCCGCTGCAGAACGGCGACAAGGTCGGGATCGGGGGCCAGGTTCTCAAGTTCGCCATCCTCGACCGCGAAGATGTGGCCTACCAGTCGCGGATCGTGGAAATGATCCACATCGACGAACTCACGGGCTTGCTGACGAAACGATCGCTCTTCCGCGCCTTCGAACGCGAACTGATCCGGTCGCTGCGCTACCGGCGGCCGATCGGTGTGCTGATGATGGATCTCGACCATTTCAAGTTGGTGAACGACACCCACGGCCACCTCGTCGGGTCGCATTGCCTGTCGGAGGTGGGCAGGCTGATTCGCGAATGCACGCGGGTGGTGGACGTCAGCGGGCGATACGGCGGCGAGGAATTCGTCAGCTACCTGCCCGAGACCGACGTCGAGAACAGCGTCATGGTCGCCGAGCGGATCCGCCAGACGATGGAAGCGCGCGAGTTCCGCTACAACGACATCGTGTACGGCGTGCGCATCTCGATTGGCATCGCCGAGTTCCCGGCGCACGGGGGCGACGTGGAAAGCCTCATCACCGCGGCCGACACCGCGCTCTACTGCGCCAAGAACCAGGGCCGCAACCGCACCATCGTGTTCGAGCCACGCTGACCGTTCCCGATCGTCCCGAGCCTCGGCTACACTCTCACCGTTCTCGGGTTGGACCGACTTCGCCCTGGAGGTCTCATGCGAAGGACGGCGTGGCTGCTCAGGGTTTCGCTGCTCATCGGCCGTCAGTAGGGAGATGATGCCCTCGAGAGGAACGATCATCGGCTGGCTGGCCATCCTGCTGGCCGTCCTGACGACGGTCGCCGGCGCCAGGTGGAACACCAACGCGGCCAGCGGATCGGATTCCTACGGGTACGTCAGT from Vicinamibacterales bacterium carries:
- a CDS encoding neutral zinc metallopeptidase → MRWTPGQQSEDIEDRRDDDGGGRGGGGLSGTHLGCGGVLLLLVLSLLFKTNLFTLLDQGPATPSPSVPVAGPSARSHAPEEDRRAQFVSFVLDDVQATWDRLLPTATGVPYVHAKLVLFRETTRSGCGLAESASGPFYCPSDRKVYIDLAFYDELRSRFGADGEFAQAYVIAHELGHHVQNLLGIDDKVRQLQESRPRQANAYSVRLELQADCLAGVWGHATAQRNLLQEGDAESAIDAAAAIGDDRIQRMTSGRVFPESFTHGSSQQRVQWFKQGFAAGVPKACDTFGAR
- a CDS encoding S9 family peptidase, which codes for MTTRSARLVAMLVVMPLFGVLAMAQPSAPTPPVAKRIEHKQVWHGETVIDPYFWLREKTNPDVAKYLEAENAYTAAMTAGLAPFREALYKEMLGRIKQTDLSVPTREGKFYYYSRTVEGQQYPIYCRKAAAADGSYDLKAPESILLDQNEMAKGLPFLGLGAAQVSDDGNLLAYATDTTGFRQYVLHVKDLRAGTVFTDSAERVTSVEWAADNRTLLYTTEDKVTKRSNQLWRLTLGSAPTMLYEEKDELFGIGVSRTKDKRYVILGIQSTDTWENRYLDAATPTAPFKVALPREKGHKYSVDHRNGLFYILTNKGAKNFRVVTAPVSDPGPANWKEFIAHRPDVLISGVDLFRDFAVAVELSQGLNRLRVFDFAKGSWRELSFPEPVYSAFPGATPEYESRTFRVSYQSMVTPSGIYDYAMDTLDRKLLKQQEVLGGYDPAQYATERVWATARDGVKVPISIVYKKSVPRDGTAPLWLYAYGSYGYGQPATFSSGRLSLLDRGVVYALAHIRGGNEMGEEWHDNGMLMHKKNTFTDFIDCADYLIAQKWAAKDRVMIEGGSAGGLLMGAVTNMRPDLFKAVHSAVPFVDVMNTMMDATLPLTVGEYLEWGNPNEKPAYDYMKSYSPYDNLEKKAYPNVLVTTSFNDSQVMYWEPAKYVAKLRGLKTDNNELLLKCKMEPAGHGGASGRYDRLNDTAFEYAWMLKQVGITK
- a CDS encoding penicillin acylase family protein — its product is MIQERIGRLVLGTASHRRLLRTSAWSIVLAASAAFVGWQATPEDAAALAGQSRAALAQIDGTMTVAGLEQPVDVIRDTWGVPHIYARTEHDLFFAQGYVAAQDRLWQLDLWRRSADGTLAEVVGPSAVRRDTFARLLRYRGDLDAEWASYGPGAKGIVEAFVDGVNAQISYVNGHPDKLPIEFRLLDARPKPWTPDVVISRMAGYLMARNVRSEIQRARLTTTAGAARVSEFMPVTPPTSITVPEGVDLSAIPSDVLDLASDASETIRFPGPLRGLADPPPAFGWIGPAALHAQDVWAEAGQTTGPDVGETWQDEAWRIGSNNWVIAGSLTDTGKPILANDPHRVIALPSLRYTVHLVGPGWNVIGAGEPALPGIAAGHNDRIAFGFTIVGIDQQDVYVERLDPSRPDHYVYKGVSEPMVVERTRIAVRGGDPKDVDLRFTKHGPVLYLDTDHQRAYVLRWVGTEPGTAGYLRSIALDRARNWTEFRGVVAGWKVPSENLMYADVDGNIGWIAAGLAPIRPNWNGLLPVPGDAGQFEWAGFLGIDDLPQAYNPVSGYIATANHNILPPGYTKVLGYEWGSPFRFNRITEVISRARTDGRKLTVADSERLQHDATSLVARAVCDGLRTAKAARGGVDTTSTPERTRAVAMLTAWDHVLGKDSAAAALFELWAPRLSGRLLALVPAADRPYVGASLPTDRLLRMVAGARTDPAVQDALLGDALDQAWQDATRAMGSNPSTWAWGRIHRAYWEHPLAGTAARRDVFNLPDVPRGGDANAPFATGTGSHQTHGASFREVIDLADWDRSMTINVPGASAQPGSRFYGNLLPIWAAEQYHPMPYSRAAVEANAAARLALVPARR
- a CDS encoding transporter, which translates into the protein MNSGPRLRTARSSAVTAAAVILVIAWTAVSASAQTEPPPDPREAKPERPTVATHAYAVAAGIVELEAGFQWQRPEPGSSQLGVPALVKIGLGKRVQLDISPGWVRVGPDGHTESGFADTVVGVKWQIGEDLPVLEDFAIQPTIKLPTGSVERGTGTGTTDLTITVISSRSLGPIGLDLNVAYTRRSGDGSHVPIDATLWTISSAFPVKGPVAWTAELFGYPGTSGPAGSAPVVALLTGPTVTLQRSLVLDAGVIFNMTGFGGTAVYAGATWNMGRIPWATRTAVARK
- a CDS encoding alpha/beta fold hydrolase; protein product: MRRIPIVLAILLVAFATPTPAQETNRFRSRVGTGTVSGTEEFTIVRTAAGYDVSATIAMKRGAAGTAFTLRESLTPDWTPEKYAVEMSGAMGAASVSADRKGEILALAVKTPAGAPAKDLPIKPQLVLMDNMLATPYQILLNLTGGKPGPVAVIVPFQLMPLDGALQAAGTVQGTLDGKPISATKLLFAMAGVQMEILFDAATSRLLRVYVPMQDAEIVREGFTIAGAATPEAAPPAGVTEREISFASGDGQIFPTLLCVPRVPKPAPMVVFIQGSGPQDRDETIGPNKPFRDLAWGLAERGVASLRFDKRTHAFPNTYKGTLDSESIDDAVAAVKFAQTLAEVDKDRIFVLGHSLGGLAAPYVAERAPVRGLILMAAPGRNMEQVIREQVLTLNAVLPAEKQKEALKLQDSIMAKARAGTATAEELNGLPPGAVRDMIVREPIAELQKTKVPILVLKGGKDAQVFQADFDALQSLAASRPGSAAKLFPNLTHIFTVNDGPPDFRAIFQPGHVAVEVIEMIAGWVVKM
- a CDS encoding 4Fe-4S dicluster domain-containing protein yields the protein MQRDIIRIDEQKCDGCGDCCNGCPEGALQLIDGKARLVSEITCDGLGACVGTCPQGAITVEVREAAPYDERAALDQIVPKGPKTLEAHLEHLHEHGQTTFLTQALAWLAERRIPVPDYREHSLHHGCPGSAPRNLLRTTAALAPTDGLASQLTQWPVQLHLISPMNPAFRDADLLLAADCVAFAMADFNQRYLPGKKLAIACPKLDQGQEIYLDKLTALIDQAKVSAITVMIMEVPCCGGLLRMAQTAAGRATRQVPISQVVVGIDGAIRRSGPGAAAPSR
- a CDS encoding cytidylate kinase-like family protein — encoded protein: MSKSYGQLIPSVERRLSTWVSLSEKYAGSVPLGSRPTVTISRRFGCEGYPLSEQIKTLLEARTGETWIIYDKALLELVSQDENLSVQLLRDLGGPSRSLDTIGFLVPGYRPQDEVFRHIPKHIVRIAEAGNAIIVGQGGAIITQQLENCYHFRLDASFEFRVASMSRRLEISEDEARKLVRKNQEARDRFLEDCLHVSVSDVSLYDAVFNNARHTVTEIAQSIAAYVLEGWRSAAHLRQTIPF
- a CDS encoding GGDEF domain-containing protein, producing the protein MDDRTMQLPPIGGPKKALSNRVPAIILYDGDEIGGLHSLTKDETTIGRTADCDIVVPETRVSRRHAIIRRTTDEVPEFEIVDLDSTNGTMLNGEPVKQSPLQNGDKVGIGGQVLKFAILDREDVAYQSRIVEMIHIDELTGLLTKRSLFRAFERELIRSLRYRRPIGVLMMDLDHFKLVNDTHGHLVGSHCLSEVGRLIRECTRVVDVSGRYGGEEFVSYLPETDVENSVMVAERIRQTMEAREFRYNDIVYGVRISIGIAEFPAHGGDVESLITAADTALYCAKNQGRNRTIVFEPR